A genome region from Methylobacterium sp. FF17 includes the following:
- a CDS encoding PAS domain S-box protein, translating into MTEPNALPGQSRPPWTECTRLATLDAYGILDTPREQGFDDVAALAAEICGTPMAAVAFVGEGRQFLKAEVGLGGLGAPFDTSCWRRAVLQDDFLHVPDATKDGRLAGDPLVTGEPALRFYAGVLLRGDGDQPIGTVCVLDTRPRDLTETQRASLRRLARQAMAQLELRRSARIRQADRELQDRILESATDYAIIVTDLGGRVTRWNVGAEGILGWREEEMLGASTHRFFTPEDRAARRPEIEMGLALERGSAPDERWHVRNGGERFWASGEMMLLRTAHGEIRGFLKILRDRTRQRADEAERNATELRFRSLVEVSPQVVWFGDAAGNITYCNAHWYEFTGLTPGDAGGDAWIDAIHPDHRERVLGVWADAIAAEGTYEIEIPFRRASDGGYRWFLARGKPVRDASGSVESWIGIALDIHDRRQADADLRDVRDRLRLAVEAADIGIFDYDLIGGKLDWDMRVRALFGVGPDEPVTYDTFLAGLHPDDRAWVDEAVRTVLDPAGRGACDIAYRTVGLRDGIERWVAAKGQVLFAQGRAMRFVGTVRDITESRRAEQELRETEERYRLASRATNDAIWDWDLASDHIRWNEAVQTLFGYAPDGVGASGAWWKSRIRPEDRDRVRSGIHAVIDGGAEHWRDEYRFLRADGSYADILDRGYVLRDQDGQAVRMIGAMLDITARKRAEEHQRLLTGELQHRVKNTLALVQAIASQTLRGATDVDEMREALAARLISLGRAHDILTEASWTAAPIMDVVEGALGIHRQPDSARLRIGGPNVLLAAKPALSLALALHELATNAAKYGALSNEVGVVDLRWHVSDEDDTPRLRLIWSEHGGPPMPGPPARRGFGSRLIERSFDAEAGGEVRLTYAPTGLTCRLQVALSANQDQRGDAAA; encoded by the coding sequence GTGACGGAACCGAACGCGCTGCCTGGGCAGTCCCGACCGCCATGGACAGAGTGCACGCGGCTGGCCACCCTCGATGCTTACGGTATCCTCGATACGCCGCGCGAGCAGGGCTTCGACGATGTCGCCGCGCTGGCGGCCGAGATCTGCGGCACGCCGATGGCGGCCGTGGCGTTCGTCGGCGAGGGACGCCAGTTCCTCAAGGCGGAGGTCGGGCTCGGCGGACTGGGGGCGCCGTTCGACACCTCGTGCTGGCGTCGGGCCGTCTTGCAGGATGATTTCCTGCACGTGCCGGACGCGACGAAGGACGGGCGTCTTGCGGGCGATCCGCTCGTGACGGGAGAGCCGGCTCTGCGCTTCTATGCCGGGGTCCTTCTCAGAGGCGACGGAGACCAACCCATCGGCACGGTCTGCGTCCTCGATACCCGGCCGCGCGATCTGACCGAGACGCAGCGGGCGAGCCTTCGTCGCCTGGCACGCCAAGCCATGGCCCAGCTGGAACTCCGCCGCTCCGCCCGCATCCGGCAGGCCGACAGGGAGCTTCAGGACCGCATCCTGGAGAGCGCGACGGACTACGCGATCATCGTGACGGACCTTGGCGGCCGGGTGACCCGCTGGAACGTCGGCGCCGAGGGGATCCTCGGCTGGCGCGAGGAGGAGATGCTGGGCGCGTCGACCCACCGGTTCTTCACGCCGGAGGACCGTGCAGCAAGGCGGCCCGAGATCGAGATGGGCCTCGCGTTGGAGCGCGGCTCCGCACCGGACGAGCGCTGGCACGTTCGAAACGGGGGCGAGCGGTTCTGGGCCAGCGGCGAGATGATGCTACTGAGGACCGCGCACGGCGAGATCCGGGGATTCCTGAAGATCCTGCGCGACCGAACCCGCCAACGCGCGGACGAGGCCGAACGGAATGCCACCGAGCTGCGCTTCCGCTCGCTGGTCGAGGTCAGCCCCCAGGTGGTCTGGTTCGGTGACGCGGCGGGCAACATCACCTACTGCAACGCCCATTGGTACGAGTTCACCGGCCTGACGCCAGGCGATGCCGGCGGGGACGCCTGGATCGACGCGATCCATCCCGACCATCGCGAGCGCGTGCTGGGCGTCTGGGCGGACGCCATCGCCGCCGAGGGGACCTACGAGATCGAGATCCCGTTCCGCCGGGCAAGCGACGGTGGGTACCGCTGGTTCCTCGCCCGCGGCAAGCCGGTCCGCGATGCGTCCGGTTCCGTGGAAAGCTGGATCGGCATCGCCCTCGACATCCACGACCGCCGGCAGGCCGACGCGGATCTCCGCGACGTCAGGGACCGGCTGCGCCTGGCCGTCGAGGCCGCCGACATCGGCATCTTCGACTACGACCTGATCGGAGGCAAACTGGACTGGGACATGCGTGTGCGCGCGCTCTTCGGCGTGGGCCCGGATGAGCCGGTGACCTACGACACGTTCCTGGCCGGCCTGCATCCGGACGACCGGGCCTGGGTGGACGAGGCGGTGCGGACTGTTCTCGACCCGGCCGGCCGAGGCGCATGCGATATCGCCTACCGCACCGTCGGTTTGCGGGATGGCATCGAGCGCTGGGTGGCGGCCAAGGGCCAGGTGTTGTTCGCGCAGGGACGTGCGATGCGTTTCGTCGGCACGGTGCGCGACATCACGGAGAGCCGACGCGCGGAGCAGGAGCTGCGCGAGACGGAGGAGCGCTACCGCCTGGCCTCGCGTGCCACCAACGATGCCATCTGGGACTGGGATCTCGCGAGCGACCACATCCGCTGGAACGAGGCCGTGCAGACCCTTTTCGGGTATGCCCCGGACGGGGTCGGCGCGAGCGGCGCATGGTGGAAGTCGCGCATCCGCCCGGAGGACCGCGACCGCGTCCGGAGCGGCATCCATGCCGTGATCGACGGCGGGGCGGAGCACTGGCGGGACGAGTACCGGTTCCTGCGCGCCGACGGCTCCTATGCGGATATCCTCGACCGTGGCTACGTCCTGCGCGACCAGGACGGACAGGCGGTGCGCATGATCGGGGCGATGCTGGACATCACTGCGCGCAAGCGGGCGGAGGAACACCAGCGGCTGCTCACCGGCGAGCTGCAGCACCGGGTCAAGAACACCCTGGCGCTCGTCCAGGCCATCGCCAGCCAGACGCTCCGCGGGGCGACGGACGTCGACGAGATGCGCGAGGCCCTCGCGGCGCGCCTGATCTCGCTGGGCCGCGCCCACGACATCCTGACCGAGGCCAGCTGGACGGCGGCACCGATCATGGATGTCGTCGAGGGCGCACTCGGCATCCACCGACAGCCGGATTCCGCCCGGCTTCGGATCGGCGGCCCGAACGTGCTCCTGGCCGCCAAGCCCGCCTTATCGCTGGCCCTTGCCCTGCACGAGCTCGCGACCAACGCGGCGAAGTACGGTGCGCTCTCGAACGAGGTCGGCGTGGTGGACCTGCGCTGGCACGTGTCGGACGAGGACGACACGCCGCGGCTGCGCCTGATCTGGTCTGAGCATGGCGGACCGCCCATGCCGGGACCACCGGCACGGCGAGGGTTCGGGTCACGCCTGATCGAGCGGAGTTTCGACGCCGAGGCAGGTGGGGAGGTCAGGCTCACCTATGCGCCGACCGGATTGACATGCCGCCTGCAGGTGGCGCTCTCCGCAAACCAGGACCAGCGTGGTGACGCCGCGGCCTAG
- a CDS encoding IS5 family transposase yields MTSSRRSYPSDVSDDEWALVAPYLTLLREDARQREHSLREVFNGLRYVVKTGAPWRWMPNDLPPWEAVYQQAQRWLAAGCFEQLADDLRALLRLASGRSPEPSAAILDSRTLRSTPESGERAGYDGAKRKKGSKVHLAVDTLGHLLALHVTPADADDRAQVGRLAQAVQAATGDSIDLAYVDQGYTGEKPAQSAREHGIELEVVRLPEAKRGFVLLPRRWVVERSFAWATRFRRLVKDYERYPSTLADLHIVAFVCLMLKQAAQLAASS; encoded by the coding sequence ATGACCTCTTCGCGCAGATCCTACCCATCCGATGTCTCCGATGATGAGTGGGCGCTGGTCGCCCCTTACCTGACGCTGCTGCGCGAGGATGCGAGACAGCGCGAGCATAGCTTGCGCGAGGTGTTCAACGGCCTGCGCTACGTCGTGAAGACAGGCGCACCGTGGCGGTGGATGCCCAATGACCTGCCACCCTGGGAAGCCGTCTATCAGCAGGCCCAGCGTTGGCTGGCGGCCGGCTGCTTCGAGCAACTGGCTGACGACCTCCGCGCGCTGCTGCGTCTGGCCTCCGGACGTTCGCCTGAGCCCAGCGCGGCGATCCTCGACAGTCGGACCTTGCGTTCGACGCCCGAGAGCGGCGAGCGGGCTGGCTACGATGGCGCCAAGCGCAAGAAGGGCTCGAAAGTCCACCTGGCCGTCGATACGCTCGGCCACCTCCTGGCCCTGCACGTCACGCCCGCCGACGCCGACGATCGCGCCCAGGTCGGGCGTCTGGCGCAAGCCGTGCAGGCCGCCACCGGCGACAGCATCGACCTGGCCTACGTCGACCAGGGGTACACCGGTGAGAAACCGGCCCAGTCCGCCCGCGAGCACGGCATCGAACTGGAGGTCGTCAGACTGCCCGAGGCCAAGCGCGGCTTCGTCCTGCTGCCGCGGCGCTGGGTGGTGGAGCGCTCCTTCGCCTGGGCGACCCGCTTCCGACGCCTCGTCAAGGACTACGAGCGCTATCCCAGTACGCTCGCAGATCTCCACATCGTCGCCTTCGTCTGCCTCATGCTCAAACAAGCCGCTCAACTCGCGGCCAGTTCATAA